GGTTGTAAACCGATTATCCTTCTCACTGGTCGAAATCCCTTCAACATTGACCACTGTTTCAAGATTTCCAGGACGATAATCCCCTTCGCTCGTTCCAATAGGGACAGGTTTTGCATTTTCTAAACTAGCAAAGGATGAAACGGATGAAACAAAGCTCTCCACATCTGGATGATGACCAATTTCTTGCAGCGCTTTTTCGGATAATTCTCCTGATCCATACCCATCTCCAACAAAAATGTTGCTGGCAGATAATGTAACTGTCTGGGCAATATTATTTTTTTCAATCACCTTTCCCGACATAGATTTGGATAGGGCCATGACTGCCACTAAGGAGCTAGCAACTGTGGCAAAGAGGAAAAAGGTAACCAGATTTCTGACTGTTTTTCGTCGTAAATAATACAACGCTCTCGTAATAAATGACATGATTTCTCCTTTGTATCTTCATGTAGCTTATGACATCATTGTAAATATTTTTTTCGGTGAATACCGAAGTAGTGACAAACAAGAAACAAGTACTGCTCCCACAGACAAGCCTAACACACTACCAACAATCAAGAGTATATCAAGAGGCGCAAGACGGATAGGATGAGAAAGTAGTTCTTTTACATAGTGATGGTTTGCCAAGAAAACAGCTGGTAACCATTCGCCATTATCGGCATTCTCGTAACTTGTTTTCAGCATATCGTTTAGCAAGACTTCCCTTAATGGAGGAAGCAACAGGTTTGTCACCGTTAGACCAATCATCAAAGTAATACTTGCCAGAATCAGTACTTCAAGCACATACTGGAGTAGGATTTCCATCCGACTTTTACCTAGCGATTGTAAAACCCCAATCTCCAATTGCCGACCCTTCATCCATAAATGAAGGAAAAAGAGAAGAACGAGGTGACTAAGTACAATGGTTCCCCATAGAATCCATTTGAGAAGACCTTGCTGGCTATTCAAGGTTTTTAAGAACAGTTGAATACTGGTATTTTGTGTTAATTGATAGTCTTTTAGTTCTGTTCCTGCCTGCAGGCAAGCTCTAGCCTGTGTCATATTTGCTTCATTTTTAGCATGATAAATACTGGTATGGTAGCTATACTGAGGATTCAATTGCGTAAGAGTCTTTCTTGTCGTTAAAATAGTATGTTCAAGTGTATCGCTTTCCCTATTCGCAAAGGGAGAATGTTTGGTCTTAAATATGCCCTCAATCCGTAAGGCTAGCTTTTGACCTGTTGTTGATGTGATTGAAATAGTATCTCCTACAGCAAGATGATAGCGATTAGCAAGATTACGACTAATGAGAGCCTCACTACCACTGTTTTCATTTAAAAAAGTTCCTGCTTCCAATACCAATTCCTTATTGAATAATTGGCTTTTTTCAAAGAAGTCTTGATTGACTAAACTATAAACCCTTGTTTGTTCAGATTCAGTCTCTCCAATTGTCACTTCTTCTGAAATCAAATGATAAGCTATCAGATGATTTTCAGACACAACTTCTTCAAAATAGGTTCGGCTTGCAGGATTCACTTGTGCGGCTGGAATATCCCTCAATCTTGTCACAAGAGATTGGTGTAGTTGACTATCTGATAAACGCTTGCTATCTTGATTTAATGATGAATTTAGGCTAATCAGTAGGCTTAGGGCAATACTAATAAATAAAAGAAACACGGTTAAAATAGCGGTTTTAACCGGATGACGCTTAAGATACAATCTCGCACGGGTAAAGGAATTCATCTCTTCTCCTTTCTGACTCAAAAATTCACAATGGGTTTAATTCTTATAATGTATGATGAGAAAATGGTAAAAGAAATAAACGGAGGGCGGGATTACCCCTACTTAAAATTAGCCCAGTCTAACTTCCCTATCTCCATTTTCTATCCTAGTCTCAGTATAACAAACACCTATCTTCTTTCTCTATCGGTCACCTATTTTTTCTCTACGTTTTCTTTTCTTCTACCCCCTCCTATCCTTTTTTCAGACCCATTCCGACAAATTTTTAGAAAATCCAGAAATATCACATTTTTTTATTTTCCTCAACAAAAAACAGACCTCAAAAGAAGTCTGTCCAGAATGTAGATAAACCTCACAATTCAGAAAACATTACAATGATATTTCATTTTCTGTAGTTTTAAGGTTAGAAAATTTACGAGCGTAGCGAGCACAATACCGCCACCACCGCCGTGCTAAAAGTGGGAGTGAGACAGAAGTCGTGATTTCGTTGAAATCGATTATCCTCGCTCCTTTGTTTCTAGGCTCGGGCTAAAATAATCCACTGGATTATTTTACTCCGAAGGAAGTCGCTGATGTCCGAAAGCACATAAGGATGGTGGCAATAAAAAGACTTTTTCTTCAAGCTGAACAGACCTCAAAAGAAGTCTGTCTAATATGCCGACAGAAACATGTTCGTTGCCTTTAACATTATTTCCGATCACTCAAAAATCCGTAGATGACATTGACAATCATAAGTAAGGGACCAAAGGGAATCAGAGGAGGAAGCAAATAACCCACAAGCAAAATAACTAGTAACTGAATCGCATAGAGCTTCGCCCAGCGGTAGGGAATTCGTTTATCGTCCAAGGAAAGTTGTCTGGAAGTTGATTTCAACAAGACGGTGGTCATGATGACCCAGGCGACATCCCACAATCCTAAGATAAGGATATAAAATAAGAGGGCAGAAAAACTACCAGAGTATTGACCAACAGCTCTCGTTGCTAGGGGCACCAAGCTGGCCGTTAAGAGCCAGACACTATTTGCGACAAAAACACGAAAAGTCATCTGATCCAGCAATTGAAAGAGCTCGTGATAGTATAGCCAAACGGTCATAATCTGCAAGAAACTGGCGATGTAGACGAAGACCATAGGGAGAATACCCACAAAGCCAGAGAGTGTTAATTCTTGTGGTAATTGCAATTCTAACGCCATAATCGTGACAATAATAGCCAAAATAGCGTCTGAGAAGGCTTCAATTCGTTTTTTATCCACTGATTATCCCTCGCTATTCTCTTTCTGAATGACCTTAGCTAACAACTCATACGACTTCGCTTGGGCTGTTTGGTCATAAATGAAACTATTGGCCATGATTTCATCCATCTGCACACGACTGTGTAATTGGGCAATTTGACGAGCTACGGTATCTGGACTTCCAACCAAGGTGACAGCCGACATTTGTTGCACAATCGCTTTTTCTCTTCGGATGAGGGAATCCTTTGTAAAAGCTACCGGCCCAAAGTGAGGAACTTTTTCCGCAGCGACATAATGCCGCCAAACGTCGTCCTCGCTCGCCTTAGGAGGCTGTAATCCTTTCTGGGCATTGGTCACGATACTCAAGAAGGTCTGAGTCTGGCTGGTCGCTAAAACCTTTGCCTCCTCATCTGTTTCAGCAAGAATGGCATTTAAAGCTAGGATAAGGTACGGTTTATCCAAGTAGGAAGAAGGTGTAAATTCCTGCCTGTAAATCCGAATCGCCTCTTCCATAGCTGCTGGTGCAAAATGCGCCGCAAAAACATAGGGGCGTCCCAGTTTAGCAGCCAAATGAGCAGAATCCGTACTTGAACCTAAGATATAAAATGGTACATCCAACCCTGCAGCCGGGTAGGCATGGACAGATGAGCTATCTTTAAAATAGGACTCCAATTCTGCCAAATCCGTTTCAAAATCTGGATTAAGATTATCCGAACGCCGTAACGCTTGTGCTGTTTGCATATCTGTCCCCGGCGCTCGTCCCAAACCCAAATCGATTCGCTTTGGATACAGGGTTTCAAGCGTTCCATATTGCTCCGCAATCAGATAAGGGCTGTGATTAGGAAGCATGACACCACCTGAACCTACTCTGATAGTGTTCGTCTGCGACAGCGTATGCTGGATTAACAGTTGCGTTGCACTACTAGCGATGGTTTTGCTATTGTGATGTTCGGCAATCCAATACCGCTTATAGCCAAAACCTTCTAATTGTTGAGCCAGCTCAACCATATCCTCTATCGCTTCGTGAAAATTCTGGCCCGACCGCAACGGCACCAAATTTAAGGCTGATAACTCCATCCTTTAGTCCTTTCTTTCATTGAAATTATCTGCATTTTCCTGCTGTAAACCTGTATCTATCATGCAGCCATCAACTCCACAGACGAGCGAAGCGCCATTTTCACTCTCAGAACCCAAAAAGTCTATTTTCAATTCTTTCATTTTTTATTGTTTCCTTCTTCTGCTTGAACTTGTTTAAGGGCTGCAAGCATGTATTCATACGATTGTGCACCTGAAATACCATATTTATTATTCAGCACAAAGAAGGGCGCTCCTTGCACTCTAGCTTCTTGAGCTTCTAGGATATCTTGCTTGACAGCAGTGCTAAAGTCCGTTCCTTCAAGTAAAGCTGTCACTTCTTCTTGCGGTAAGCCCACTCCCTTTGCCGCTTCCAGTAAAACCGCTGTATCAGCAATCGAGGCATGCTCTTCAAAATAGAGTTGATAAAGTTTCGTGATAAGGCGATGATGCGTCTTTTTATCCAAACGACTTTCTGCCCATTTGATGAGACGGTGTGCTGAAAAGGTATTTGTCGGGATGGCTCCTGCAACATCTAGCTTGAGGCCTTCTTCAGCTCCCATTTCTGCCATGTGCTGAAACTGCATCCTTGCCTGCTCCTTAGTCATACCATGACTAGCCGCAAACTGCGTCAACATGGTTTCATCTGTTGCCAAAGGGGCATGAGGATTGAGTTGGTAAGCCTTCATTTTCAAATCATGAGGATCCAAGCCAACTGCTTCCATCGCACGTTTCATACGGCTTGCACCAATATAGCAAAAGGGACAAGCAATATCTGACCAATAACTAATTTCCATAAGGTTTCCTTTCTATTTATCACGATGCCTTTGTAAGCAAATTTTCTCAAACAAAGCCGACATAAGTTCAATTTTTGACAGATTGAGTTCTACCTCACTCCAACCATCTCCTATATCCCTAAACGAGATGGTTTGTCGTTTGTAGCGGGGCTTGTCGTGCCATATCCATACTCCTTCTTTGTCACTAAGTGGCCTTTTTCAAAGATTAATAGGCTCGTCATAGAGGGATTGAGGGCATACAGAGACATCAACCTTGGCACTTGAAACAAATCCGCCTGATACAGTGGCAAGCCCTTCTCCTTGGCTAAAGCAAGAAGCACTCCTTGCTCTACTGATGCAATACTGCACTGATTGGGAGACACAAGGAGGGCTAGGTGCCCCATTTCCTGTAAGAGTTCGTCCAGTTCTAGGCTAGACGTGATGGTCTTTATCATTTATTTTCAATAAATTCTAAGGTATCCAAGGCTGCGACTGCACCACTGGCTGCTGCAGTAACGGCTTGCTGGTACTTAGAATCTTGAACATCACCAGCAGCAAAAATCCCTGGCACAGAAGTCTTAGAAGTCCCTGGCTGCGTCTGAATATAGCCTTTGGCATCCAATTCTAGTTTTCCTCCCAGAAATTCCGTATTTGGATGATGACCAATTGCTACAAAAAGCCCATCTGCCTTGAGGTGTCTAACCTCACCAGTCGCATTATCCCGAATATCTAGCCCCGTCATTCCCATCATGTCTGAATGAACCTTAACTGGAGTTGCATTCAAGACCCAGTTAATCTCCTTATGACTTTTAGCTCGCTGTACCATGATATCAGACGCACGTAACTCATCTCTACGGTGGACAACTGTAACTTTAGAAGCAAAGCGAGTCAAATAGATAGCTTCTTCCATGGCAACGTCTCCACCACCAACGACAATAATTTCACGTTCCTTGTAAAAGAAGGCATCACACGTTGCACAGGCACTAACACCTTTACCGATTGCTTCTGCTTCCCCTTCAATTCCTAGGTAATTCGCAATTGAGCCAGTCGCAATAATAACAGCCTTGGTTTCCAGCATTTCGCCAGAATCAAGGTGCACTGTAAAAGGAGAGCTTTCTCCTTCGATTTTTTCAACGAAACCAAAGGTCATCTCTGTTCCAAAAGAGGCTGCTTGCTGACGCATATTTTTGACCAGTTCATTCCCGTCAATTCCCTTTTCAAATCCTGGATAATTCTCAACCAGAGTAGTCGTTGTGAGCTGACCACCTTCTGAATAGCCCGTAATCAATCGATTTTTAAGACCTGCTCGGCTAAGATAGATCCCCGCCGTATAGCCCGCAGGTCCTGAACCAATAATAATCGCATCGTACATTTGTTTCTCCTATAATTGACTTGAAATCTTCTCTGCCAATACCTTCTTTGGTTGGACACCAAGCGTAGCATCAACCGGCTTCCCATCTTTGAAAAGCACAAGGGTGGGAATGGAACGCACATTGAAGAGTTGGGCTAATTCTGGGGATTGATCCACATCCACCTTGGTCACACTCGCTCTTCCTTCAAATTCCTGAGCCAACTCTTCAACGATAGGCTCCATCATTTGGCAAGGAGGGCACCAGGTCGCACCAAAATCTACCAAGGTAACACCTGATTCAATTTCTTTTGCAAAGGTTTCGGTTGTTAATTGTTTTATCATCGTATTTTCTCCATTCTTTTTATTTAGTGACTGTTCTTCTCGTTCACATCTATCAACATCGTTTGTTCATTTTTCAAACTCTATTCAATATTTTTATTGAATAGCCCTTCCAAAATAATAGCTGACCGAATCGTCATCGACATCTATTCAACAATTCTATTGAATAGATACATTTTAACAAATCAAAAATAGAAATCAAGTATTTTGCTTAAAATATGAATAGACAAAAAATCAATTTGATGAATCCATCAAACTGACTATGTACTGTTTTAAAATTCTTCACGTTTGCCCCACTTCCAATCGGCGAAACTGCGATTAAGGCTAAAAGTAGGATAGCCTAAGGATTGCAGATCTTGTGCAGCCACATTTGCATAGCCACACTGGCGACCGCGACAATACACAATAATCGTTCGATCTTTTGGCAGCTGCGTTTTTTTCTGATGAAAGTCAGCCATTGGAAGATTGACTGCATGAGGAAGATGTCCTGCCTCAAACTCTTCTACAGGTCGCAGGTCCAATAAGAGCACATCTGGCTGCTCAGACAGCTCGACAGCTTCTTGCAGGCTAATTTGGCTCACACCAATCTCTCTGTCATACTCTGCTTCAATGGCCCGCACTTCGGCTAGCTGCTCCTCACCGACATCAAATAGTAATAAAATGAGTTGTGCTACTTTTGCCGAAGCAAGACTGTAACGAATAAAATTCCCTTGGCGGCTGGTAACAACTAGATTACTCTCTTTTAGGACTTGAAGGTGACGGGAAGTATTGGCCACCGACAGGCCTGTAGCAAGGGCAATTCCCTCTACTGGCTTGGGGCCTTGGGTCAAGAGATTTAAAATCTCAAGCCGTTTTTCACTCCCTAATCCCTTAGTCAATCGAGATAATTCCTTGTATAAGCTATTTTTGTAGTCTGTCATTTTCGCATTCATCTGCATCGCTCCTCAACTATTCAATGAAATAGTATACTATTTACTACTCCCTGTCAACTACTTCCTCTTTTGGAGTAGTCTAGTGCAATAAAAAGAAGGGGCAAAAATCATGTTCTGCCTCTTCTTTTTTAGGGGGGATAGAAGTGTTTAGTTTTTGCGTTTTCGAGTAAAGATTCCTACAAAGCCTGCTAAGGCTACTCCTATCAAAGAAGCCAGAGTAGGAACTTCATTGGTTTTTGGTAGGGTAGGTTTAACAGTTGATTGTGTTTGTTTCAACTCCACTGGTTTTTGGAATTCCCTATCTGAAGCTGCTTTCTGCTTTTCTGACAGTTGATCTACTGTTCCTGACGGATTAGGTTGTTCGAGATTCAACATTGGTTTTGTTGAAGTATTTGATTGAACTTCCTTCTCTCTTGGTTTGCTAGGCTTTCTTGTACCGCCCAACTCTAAGATTGGCTTTGTCGAAAATGCAGGAGCACCTGTTTCAAACTTCCCTTTTCTTGAAGAACCTTCTTTTGACATATCTTTTTCAGGAGTTACTTTTGGTTTAGCAGTATCTTCTGACCTAGATTGACGAGATGGATTATCTTGGTTTTGGGAATCGCTTTGTGGTTTCTCTTGTTGGGGTGCAACTTTAGATTGTTCTGGAATTTCTTGTTTTGGTGAAATAGGAGAATCAACTTTCGGTTTTGAATCTGACTGCGGCTTCTCTTGTTGAGGTGCAACTTTAGATTGTTCTGGAATTTCCTGTTTTGGTGGAATAGGAGAATCAACTTTCGGTTTTGAATCCGATTGTGGTTTCTCCTGTTGGGGTGCAACTTTAGACTGTTCTGGAATTTCCTGTTTTGGTGGAATAGAAGAATCAACTTTCGGTTTTGAATCTGATTGTGGTTTCTCTTGTTGGGGTGCAACTTTAGATTGTTCTGGAATTTCCTGTTTTGGTGGAATAGGAGAATCAACTTTCGGTTTTGAATCCGATTGTGGTTTCTCTTGTTGAGGTACAACTTTAGATTGTTCTGGAATTTCCTGTTTTGGTGGAATAGAAGAATCAACTTTCGGTTTTAAATCTGACTGCGGCTTCTCTTGTTGAGGTACAACTTTAGATTGTTCTGGAATTTCCTGTTTTGGTGGAATAGGAAAATCAACTTTCGGTTTTGAATCCGATTGTGGTTTCTCTTGTTGTGGAACTACTTTAGATTTATCTGGAATTTCCTGTTTTGGTGGAATAGAAGAATTCTCCTTGGTCTTAGCATCTGACTGGGGCAAATCTTTTTTAGGTGTTTCTTTTGGTTTAACTGTATCCGTTGGTTTTTGTTGAATAGGTTTCAATTCAAATTTCGGAACAAAACCTTGGTCGTTCGTCAGATTATCGTAACGTTTATTAAACTGTTCTTGCTTTGGATAGATATCCCTCTTAACATAGAGTGGAAAATCTGAAACTGTTCCATAGGGATAGAAAAACATATCTTTTAGAATCTCTTTCAAGCGTTCATCATCTGGAAACTTCTGCCGTTTTTGTTCCAATTCACGAGCAATTTTTTCAATCTCAGCAGAGGCTGCTAATTCTTTTATATTTCTAATAACGTTATCTGCTTGATGAGGATTCTTCGCTGCCATCTCTTCGTCCAATGTCTTCTCGAATGTTCTGATAAAAGCAACAGCATTTGGAGAGATTTCCTCCCATATTTTCATCTGTCCTTCAAAAATAGACGCATCTGTCAATCGTGGCAACCGATCCACAGCCTTTATCAATTCTTTGATTTTCTTTATGGTTTCCTTATGAGGAGCTTTGGCATCTTCTAGATTCTGTTTACGTGCTTGGCTGTAAATACGATCTAATCCACTCTCTGCACGCTCTTCTTCTATTTCATTACTAATATCACTACGGTGTTCCTTTGTCAAATATGGCAGCTTGTTTACCTGCTCTTGAATACTCTTGCGTTTCTCAAAAATAACCCTGTTCGCTGCAGCGGTACTCTCAGCTTCTACCAGCAAGCTATCAATTTCAGTTTCTGTATTAGCTGTTTCTACACGTGCTAAATAGTCTGACCGTTCATCAGGATAGAGATAGTCCATCCCTTTTATAGTTCCTTCAGCTTGTTTCTTTTCAGCTTGAACCTTTTGACGATTACTTATATCTTGCGTAGCCTCTTGCTTAATCTTATCAACTACTTCTGTAGTAGTTGCTTCATTAATCCTAGTAAAATAACCGCTTCTTATACTATTTGGTAACTCTTTCATTTTAGCAATTTCTCCAATTGCTTTTTTCTTATAAGCTCCCAATGCTGTCTTTTCTTTATCGGCTTGTAGCTCGGCTGCATACTCGGCATATAATTGTTTAGACAAGTTTTGAAGCGTCGTAAGGCTTGTTGCTGGATCACTTGCTAATACCCTAATTTGTTCAGCTCTCTCAGGATTTAGAACACTCTTTGCAGCTGTAATGTAGTTGCTTTTCACTTCCGCATAATCGCCGTCTACCTCAGTCTTGAACTCTTCCAATGTCTTGCCTATTGCTGCCTTGAACTGGGCTTCATTAGTGAATTGACTTAGAGTACCAACACGCTGTTGGTAGTAGGCCTTCCGATCATTTCTCACAGCAAGAGTCATTAACTCCATCACTTTTGGTTGAAGGTTAGCCAGTCTTGCTTGAAAGTTAGGATCTACTTGCTGCATTTCCACCTCCGTTTTCGGAGTTGCTTCATTTGGCATTACTTCCTCTGCCTGATTCGCAAAAGAAGTCCTCACCATTCCCTCTTCTGCTGGGACGTTGGATTCTGCTTGCTGCATTTCCATCTCCATTTTCGCAACTGGTTCAATTGCCTTTACTTCCTCTGCTTGGAGGGCTTGCGGTAGGGTTGAGATGATTGCAGCAGTCGCTGCTGCAGCATATAGTTGTTTTTTCATCGTTTGTATGCCTTTCTATTTTCTAAAGATAGGTCAAAAATATGACTACTATTCCCTGTTTCTGTCCCCATTATATAGAAAATAAGAGAGATAGACAAATCGAAACATATTTATATTTGTTTTGTGAAAAGCTTGATTTTTTATCTTTTTATAAATAGTTTGTTCGGATATTATCTTGAATAACTCAAAAAAACAGATAAAACATAACTCGAAAAACCAGAATCAAAACTTTTAAAAATAAACATATTTTTCGAAGCTGTTCTTTAAATAAATAAACAGATAAAACACAGAAAGCCTTTACTTCGTCTACAAATAAAAAACTCTTTCCCATAAAAAATGGTGAAACATCATAACTCATCTTACATAAAACTGAAACAGATTAGTTGGGTTCTAATACCAAACATGGTATAGTTAAGTCAATGATTTACTTTTTAAGAACCGAGGACTGACTATGTACGAATTTTGCCTTGAATACGGCTGCTTTCCTGTTAAGAAAATCGATGATTTTGCTGATCACCGCACAGAAATTCCTGATTTTCTAAAAGACGATGAGAACTTGATTGCCCAGTTAGAGCACATCAATGAGCTCTTTCACGAGTTATTTCTGACCATTGAATGCAAGTTTGACTACATCGGTAAGCAATTCCCAGAAAAAATCGCCGTCATTCACACCCTCTATGATGACATCGCAGAACAACTCCTTGCCAAATACGGTGATACAGAGCAGATTAAAATTGAATTATTTTTACTATAATACAAGAAAAACTTGGGAAATTCCCAAGTTTTTTGCTTATTTGAACAGAGACAGGGAGATGTCCTATTTGCTATCTGCTGCTTCATCTGCTTGATAACGTTCTGCACCCCATCAGTAAGGCACGAGGTCTTTTAAGGTAACAATTTCACGTTTTTCATAGTCAATCACGACCTCCATATTGCAATTTTCAAAAGATAGTTGCATGAGAAACCTTCGACAAGTACCACTAGTGGATAGAGACACACGAAATCTCTTCTACTGGAGTATCGTTTCCTTATCTCTCATCCAAATAACCATTTCTCTCTCCTATCGTATAGATTTTTCCATACAAATCACGCTCTAAAAAACCATAATCAACCAAGTATCGCCGCAAAATAGCCGTGTCATCGTAATAGGTCTTGAAAAAATCATTGATTTCTTTTTCCGTAAACTGTTGGCCTTGCTCGGCTAGTTGCTGCTGAAAATAATGAAATAATTGCCATTTGGCTTGTTCTTTTTTGGGAATGGTCACCAATCGGCCTTGTCTGAAATATTTCTGCTGAATAGTTGCTTGATCCATAGCCCTACCTAATTTCTGCTCCTAATTGGCTAAGAGCTGCAGAGATTTTTTCCATATACTTAGCTACTTCATCATCAGTCAAGCTATCCTGTGGATTTTGGAAGGTCAAGTTATAAGCCATGGATTTTTTACCTGCTTCAATGTTACTACCAGTATAAATATCAAAAAGACTTACCTTCGTCAAACGCTTCACATTTGTAGCCGAAATCGCATCAAGAATCGCTTGGTGCTGCGTCTCACTATCTACCAAGAGGGCAATATCACGGCTAACTGCTGGGAATTTTGAAATTTCTGTGAAGGGCTTAGCTGGCTGAAGAGCTGCTTCAATGGCATCAATACTGATTTCAGTCACATAGGTTTCAGGAATTCCATATTCTTTTGCAAGCTGTGGATGTACCTGTCCAAGTACACCAATCACCTGGCCATTTAGCTCAATCTGAGCAGTTCGTCCAGGATGAAGCGCTGCTAGGCTACTAGTTGCCACATAGCTGACCTCAAGTGAATACTTGGCAAATAGGGCTTCTAGAATTCCCTTAGCATGGAAGAAATCAACTGGAACTGTTGCAGTTTGGAAATCTTTTTCCGCTACTAATCCTGTCAAAGCAAAAGCGAATTTCGTGATTTCTTGTGGCAAATCTTGATGTGGATTACCTGTCTGTTCAAAGACTTTTCCGATTTCATACAAGGCTAAGTCTTTATTTTTACGGGCTACATTATAGGCTACTGTTTCTAATATCCCTGAAATCATGTTTTGACGAAGAGCAGAACGATCGACTGTCATTGGCCACATCAATTCTGTTACGCTTGTGGGTGCCAAGCTAAATTCAGCTGCTTTTTCAGGAGTTGTCAGTGCATAGGTAATTATTTCACTCAACCCAGCCCCCTCAGCAATCTGACGTATCTGACGGCGGAGTTTTTGGCTCCTTGTCAATTCACCAGCTGTTCCATCTTCTTTTGGCAAGGTTGTTGGAAGATTGTCATAGCCATAGATCCGTGCAATTTCTTCGACCAAATCTGCTGGAATGCGAATATCCCAACGGCGACGTGGAACTTGAACAGTAAAGCTGGCATCATCACCAGTAATCTCCATCCCTAAACGGCGGAAAATGTCTGCAATATCGCTATAAACAAGACTAGTTCCCAAAGAGCGATTGACATACTCTAGACTAGCAGAAACAGCTACTGGACTGGTCTCTACTTCTCCTGCAGTAACAACACCTGCTAGGACTTGACCACCTGCTAATGCTGCAATCATGCTGGCTGCCGCATCCATAGCCGCTGCAATATCAGCCACGTTAATTCCTTTTTCAAAACGAGAAGAAGATTCCGAGCGTAGATTTAATCGACCAGATGTTTTCCGAATGGATTTTCCATCAAAAAGTGCCGCTTCTAACACCACATTTGTCGATTGATGATTAATCTCTGTTGCAGCGCCACCCATGACACCACCAAGGGCAACCGCCTTATCAGCAACTGAAATCACAATATCATCTGCTACCAATTCACGCTCGACTTCATCCAAGGTCACCAAGGTTTCCCCATCTCGTGCATCACGCGCCACAATCTTCTGGCCTTCAAATTTATCCAAATCAAAGGCGTGCATAGGTTGACCAAAATACAAGAGAATATAATTGGTCACATCCACTACATTGTTAATTGGGCGAATTCCCGCATTCATCAGGAGATTTTGTAACCATTGAGGACTCGGTGCGATTGTCACATTTTCAAT
Above is a window of Streptococcus sp. zg-86 DNA encoding:
- a CDS encoding ABC transporter permease, with amino-acid sequence MNSFTRARLYLKRHPVKTAILTVFLLFISIALSLLISLNSSLNQDSKRLSDSQLHQSLVTRLRDIPAAQVNPASRTYFEEVVSENHLIAYHLISEEVTIGETESEQTRVYSLVNQDFFEKSQLFNKELVLEAGTFLNENSGSEALISRNLANRYHLAVGDTISITSTTGQKLALRIEGIFKTKHSPFANRESDTLEHTILTTRKTLTQLNPQYSYHTSIYHAKNEANMTQARACLQAGTELKDYQLTQNTSIQLFLKTLNSQQGLLKWILWGTIVLSHLVLLFFLHLWMKGRQLEIGVLQSLGKSRMEILLQYVLEVLILASITLMIGLTVTNLLLPPLREVLLNDMLKTSYENADNGEWLPAVFLANHHYVKELLSHPIRLAPLDILLIVGSVLGLSVGAVLVSCLSLLRYSPKKIFTMMS
- a CDS encoding TMEM175 family protein, producing the protein MDKKRIEAFSDAILAIIVTIMALELQLPQELTLSGFVGILPMVFVYIASFLQIMTVWLYYHELFQLLDQMTFRVFVANSVWLLTASLVPLATRAVGQYSGSFSALLFYILILGLWDVAWVIMTTVLLKSTSRQLSLDDKRIPYRWAKLYAIQLLVILLVGYLLPPLIPFGPLLMIVNVIYGFLSDRK
- a CDS encoding LLM class flavin-dependent oxidoreductase; the encoded protein is MELSALNLVPLRSGQNFHEAIEDMVELAQQLEGFGYKRYWIAEHHNSKTIASSATQLLIQHTLSQTNTIRVGSGGVMLPNHSPYLIAEQYGTLETLYPKRIDLGLGRAPGTDMQTAQALRRSDNLNPDFETDLAELESYFKDSSSVHAYPAAGLDVPFYILGSSTDSAHLAAKLGRPYVFAAHFAPAAMEEAIRIYRQEFTPSSYLDKPYLILALNAILAETDEEAKVLATSQTQTFLSIVTNAQKGLQPPKASEDDVWRHYVAAEKVPHFGPVAFTKDSLIRREKAIVQQMSAVTLVGSPDTVARQIAQLHSRVQMDEIMANSFIYDQTAQAKSYELLAKVIQKENSEG
- a CDS encoding DsbA family oxidoreductase, translated to MEISYWSDIACPFCYIGASRMKRAMEAVGLDPHDLKMKAYQLNPHAPLATDETMLTQFAASHGMTKEQARMQFQHMAEMGAEEGLKLDVAGAIPTNTFSAHRLIKWAESRLDKKTHHRLITKLYQLYFEEHASIADTAVLLEAAKGVGLPQEEVTALLEGTDFSTAVKQDILEAQEARVQGAPFFVLNNKYGISGAQSYEYMLAALKQVQAEEGNNKK
- the trxB gene encoding thioredoxin-disulfide reductase translates to MYDAIIIGSGPAGYTAGIYLSRAGLKNRLITGYSEGGQLTTTTLVENYPGFEKGIDGNELVKNMRQQAASFGTEMTFGFVEKIEGESSPFTVHLDSGEMLETKAVIIATGSIANYLGIEGEAEAIGKGVSACATCDAFFYKEREIIVVGGGDVAMEEAIYLTRFASKVTVVHRRDELRASDIMVQRAKSHKEINWVLNATPVKVHSDMMGMTGLDIRDNATGEVRHLKADGLFVAIGHHPNTEFLGGKLELDAKGYIQTQPGTSKTSVPGIFAAGDVQDSKYQQAVTAAASGAVAALDTLEFIENK
- a CDS encoding ArsR/SmtB family transcription factor; this translates as MNAKMTDYKNSLYKELSRLTKGLGSEKRLEILNLLTQGPKPVEGIALATGLSVANTSRHLQVLKESNLVVTSRQGNFIRYSLASAKVAQLILLLFDVGEEQLAEVRAIEAEYDREIGVSQISLQEAVELSEQPDVLLLDLRPVEEFEAGHLPHAVNLPMADFHQKKTQLPKDRTIIVYCRGRQCGYANVAAQDLQSLGYPTFSLNRSFADWKWGKREEF